In the genome of Arthrobacter alpinus, the window CACGGCGCAGCAACGCAAGGAAGCCGGTGTTGACTTCAAGCCGGAAGTCAAGCCTGAGGCTGGCGAGAAGTAGCACCTGCTCCACATGCAAATGCCGGTCTCCCGATACGGGGAGGCCGGCATTTTTGTGCCGCGTGTGCAGCTGATGCGAGTTTCGGTGTCGGAGGTTGCATCAACTGCGCACTTACCAGGGCTGGGTCTTGCCTTGCGGGGTGATCGAGCCGAGCGCGCCGTCAGCGCGGCCCGGCTACGATGAAACGTGTGAAGGATTTTGACGCGCAAGACTGTACCGTGGACGCACTTGAAGTGTTGATGAATGAGGCCTGGCCTGCTCCGGAGACGATGGAGCGCGATGGGTGGGTGCTCAGATCGGCCAGCTCCGTGACCCAGAGGGCCAACTCGGTGTGGCCTCGGCAGGCACCGACTGATCTTGACGTGGCACTTCGAGACATCGTGCGCTGGTACGCCATGCGCCGCCAGCCCGTCATCTTCCAAATCACGCAGCGTCCGGAAAATAGCGCTTTGGAACAGCAGCTTGATCTTCAGGGATACTCCCGGCAGTCGGAGACGCTGATCATGACCGCCGGTGGCAACGTCGATGAGGCCCCTCCCACGCCGGCCGGCATTGCACTGACGTTCAGTGATGCGCCGTCGGAGGCGTGGATCCAGATGTGGTGGCGCATCGACGGCAGGGGAGGGGCTGCCGAACGCGAGGTGGCCCGGGGGATCCTCACGGGTGTCCCCTCGCTTTACGCGTCGGCCGTGAATGACGACGGCATGGTGGTGGGAACTGGGCGGGTAACACTGGTCAACGGGTGGGCCGGGATCTACTGCATGAGTGTTCATCCGGACTTTCGCAGGCGGGGCATTGCAGCGTCCATTCTTCGCCAGCTCCTTGACGCGGCCCGCGATCGGGGTTCCGTCCAGGCGTGGTTGCTGGTGACTGCCGCGAATGCCGGCGCCCAAGCACTCTATGAACGGGGTGGATTTAGGGAAGTTGGCAGGTATCACTACCGCCAGGCACCACGGCGCCGCGCGCCCATGGCCTGCTGACCGGCCACTGCTGCTGTCCAGCCAACCGCTCACCCCTGGCCTTCTTCGTCACTTCCCCGCGGGCAGACTTTCGTCCTCCCGCACATCCCTCCCGCACACCAAAGCAGGGGAACATACGCCAGAGGTTTCGAGAGACTTCTCAAAAGAGGCACTCGCCCCATTTTGCGAGTGTCTACGAGACTCGAAGGCTTCCTTGACCCAGGAAACGGGCAGGCGTATCCTGCGGTTAGTCGTCGTTCCAAGGGGTGTGCTCGCCAGCTTCGCCTTCCGGGCTCGACGGAAAGCGCATATTCGAGAATCACGCCGATAACTGCGTGCCAAGAAGCACGCGGCACAGGCGCATCCGGTCTCCGCCGCGGGAGCAGGCCCGTCTGGCTCGCCTCCTGCCCGTAGTGGCTGCATCATGAATGTCCCGCACGGCCGGGAGGGTGGCTGTGCCAAGTCCCTGATCATGAAGGCGTGGTCAGGGGAATGGGAGCCACCATGGACAACAACAGATTTCAGGCCCTGCAGGAAAAAGTGCGCGGCCAGGTCATCACCTCCGACCACCCCCTCTACGACGCCTCACGGGCCGTCTATAACGGCATGATTGACAAACATCCGGCAGCCATATTGCGTGTTTCGCAAGTCGCGGACGTCATCGCGGGAGTCAACTTTGCGCGGGATGAGGGCTTGGACCTTGCACTGAGAGGTGGTGGGCACAGTGCACCCGGATTCGGGACGTGTGACGGAGGCCTTGTGCTTGACTTCGGAGACCGCAGGGGCGTCCGGGTAGATCCCGCTGCCGTAACGGCCAGGGCCGAGGCAGGCACCACCTGGGCCGACTTCAACCACGCAACAAACGCCTTTGGGCTCGCAACAACCGGCGGAATCATCGGATCCACGGGTGTTGCTGGGCTGACACTCGGCGGCGGCATCGGCTACCTCGCCCGTAAGTACGGCCTGTCCTGTGACAACCTCAAATCTGCGGATGTGGTTACTGCAGAGGGGAAGTTCCTCACAGCCAGCGCAACCGAGAATGACGACCTCTTCTGGGCGTTACGTGGAGGCACAGGAAACTTCGGCGTCGTCACGTCCCTGGAATTCGACCTGCATCCCGTCGACGTCGTCTACGGCGGTGTAGTCATCTATCTGCTCGAGCACGCAGAGGCCGTTGCACAACTGTTCCGGGACTACATTGCCACGGCGCCCGAAGACATGGGCATATTCCTCGGGTACCACCAGGGCCCGCCTGTCCCCTTCCTGCCGGAGGAGCACCACGGCAAGCCCGTGGTGGTGGTGGTGGGTGGCTGGACCGGTCCCCACGATGAAGGCGAGCGGCAGTGGCAGAAATTCCTTGACGTCGCCCCAGTTGCTGGGTCGTTTCTGGGCCCGCTCCCGTATCCGATGCTCAACACCCTGTTCGACCCGCTTTTGCCGAAAGGCCTCCAAGCATATTGGAAGGCGGAGTTCCTCCCAGAGCTAAGTGACGAAGTGATCGGCGTTGCCCAGAAATTCGGAGCAGGCGTGCCCAGCCCCCAAACCGCCAATCATTTCTATCCCATTAATGGCGCAGCCCAACGCGTAGGAGAGGATGAGACTGCCTTTCCCTACCGGGACGTCAACTTCTCGGTTGCCATCGCCGGAATGTGGGAATCCCCGGCGGACAACGACGCCAACTGCAAGTGGGTCAGAGACTACTACCAGGCCCTGCATCCCCACGGGGCTGGCGCGGGCTACATTAATTTCCTCGACGCCGACGACCAGTCCCGCATCGAGGACAACTACGGGGACAACTACGCCCGGTTGGCCAAGATCAAGGCGAAGTACGATCCCGGCAACCTGTTCCATATCAACCAGAACATCAAACCGATGGCCTGAAACGCGGAAAAGTATTCACTAGGCTTGATACTTCTCCCGTGGCTGGCGGCATTCGGCGGCTACGTGTCGGTCACACCGCCAGTGGCAGGCGCTCTTTCAACGGTCGGAAAACCAATTGAAATCCGTCATCAAGCTCAACACGACGGACCTCGATCTGGTATACAGCTTCGATGTTCTCCTTGGTCAGGACCTCTGACGGTGTACCTTCGGCAACTACACGCCCTTGGTGAAGCAACAAAAGGCGATCGCAGTACGTCGCAGCAAGATTTAGATCGTGGAGGATCACGGCCACTGCGTGGTTGCTGCTGCGGGTAAGATCGCGCACCAGTTCCAGCACCTCGTGCTGGTAGCGCACGTCGAGGTGGTTGGTGGGCTCATCCAGGAGCAGATGCGTGGTTTGTTGCGCCAAGGCCCGGGCAATGAGCACCCTTTGCCGTTCCCCGCCGGAGAGTTCATTGAAGCTTTGGCCAGCCAAGGCCAGCATGCCAACGCGCTCGAGGGCCGCAGCGGCGATCTTCTCGTCGACGTCGGTAACACGGCTGAACACTCCCTGGTGGGGAGTGCGGCCCAACAAGACCATGTCCGAGACCAACAGTGGCTGATCTCCAGGATTTTCCTGCACCACCACGGACAGGGTGCGTGCAATTTCCCTGGCACTGAGCCGGTGCAATTCGGAATGGTCCAGGGACACGCTGCCCGCATTTGGCGTCAACGAACCGTAAAGCGTGCGCAGGAGCGTGGTCTTCCCGCTCCCATTGGGGCCCACCAGCCCCAGGACCTCGCCATGACTGGCCCGCAGATCGACGTCGCTAAGGACTTCCCGGGAGCCAAAGGCAAAAGAAATCCCCGAACCGGAGATCACTGCCAGAACCGTTCAATGATGTGCTCCAAGCCATCGATTGCCAGCGGGGAGCCCGGTTCAGTGAAATTGAACAGCTGTGTCATCACGTCATTCTTGGCAATGGCCGTGATTGACTCGGCGCCCTTCATTGAGGTGATGGCGTGGGAAATCTCATCCGGGTTGTCAGCCGTGTGGAGAAGGATCAGCACATCGGGGTTCCGCCCAATTAGTTCCTCCCGGCCAATCTCGAAGACCCTCTGGTCAACATCGGCGAAAACGTTGGTGAACCCGGCGGCCTCCAATTGGGGGTGTGCCATTGACTTGGTGCCGTAGGCGTACGTGGCACCGCCCCCAAGGGTGGGATAGAGCACGGCAGCGGTACGTTTTTCTGCAGCGGCACTTGGCCTGGAGATTCTCTTCACACGTTCCTCGAGTGCCAGCGCAGCACTCGCCCCACGGTCCGAAATCCCGAAGGCCCGCGCGTAAGTCTTCATCTGCTCACCAATGTCCTGAAACGTTGGATTGTCCGGGGGCTGTGGGCAGAAGGAGGGCTCCTCCAGCAAAGGAATGCCGGAGGCGGCAAGGGTTTCCCGATTCAATCCTTGGGCCGTGCCCAACACCATGTCGGGCCTCTGGGCCATGATGACTTCTTGAGAGATCTGCAGGTGGCCCGAGGTGTCCAACTTGTCCGTCAGCAAGGGAATCCGGTCAAGTTCCTGCTGAGTCGGGGCATCAAAATACGTGGTGGGGTAGCTGCCGGCCCGAGCCACCACTTTGTCCATGACGCCCAATGAGTGCAGGTAACTGACAGGTGAGCTTTCCAGCAGCACCACCCGTTCGGGCGCCTTTTCAAGGGTGACAGCCGTGCCGCAATTCATGATGGTCAGGGGGAAGTCAGTGGATGTCAGTGCATTGTTGTTGGCTCCGGCTGGGCTCCCGCAGGCGGTCAGCATGAGTGAGAGCATGGTTGCCGCGGCAAGCGGCATTACACGGGGTTTCATCAGGTACTCCAAATTAGTGGTTCAGTGGTGGCTGTATTCATCACTGTGTTGTCAGCTTCCGGGGTGCATGCGTCGCAGGAGGTGCAGCAGAAAAGGGGCGCCGACAAGGGCAGTGATGATTCCGATCGGCAGTTCCTGGGGCTGCATCAGGGTGCGGGCCAACAAGTCTGCCCACACCAGGAAAATGGCGCCTAGCAGCGCTGACACCGGAACCACCCAAACATGGGCCGCACCGACAATTCGGCGGGCAAGATGCGGAATCACCAAACCAACAAATCCAATGCTGCCTGAGGCGGCCACCACCACGCCGATGCACAATGAAACCACCACCAGCAACTGGGTGCGGAACCGGGCTGGGGAGATGCCCAGGACAAGAGCCGTTTCGTCCCCGATCGCCATGGCGTCGAGCCGCCGACCCCACAGTGTCAGCACCATGCCGGTGGCGAACACAACCATGGCAACGACAGCCAGTGGACTGCCCCAGGCGGCCAGCGACAGGGATCCTAGGAGCCAGAACATCATGGATCTGGCCCCTTCGGCGGACCCGGAGGCGAAGATGAGGAAACTCGTGACAGCAGTCAGGGCATAGCCAATGGCCACGCCGGACAGCAACAGTCTCAGGGAGGTTACGCGGCCTGCGGATCGGGCGACCAAGAGCACCATGAGGGACGCGGCCAGCGCACCAGCAAAGGCGCTGACAGAGAGCGCGTGTTCACCCAGGCCCAGTCCAACGCCGAAAAGCATCATGGCAGCGGCTCCGGTGGAAGCTCCCGAATTGATTCCCAACAGGTACGGGTCCGCAAGCATATTGCGCACCATCGCTTGGAGTGCCACCCCACACATTGCCAGCCCGGATCCGACAGCGGCGCCCAGGAGAATACGCGGAAAACGGACACCCCAGACGATGGCGTCAGCCGTCGCATCCGGATGCGGTCCCGGGCTGATCTGCGCCAAGTGGAATCCCAAGATCCTTGCCACGGTTCCCGGAGCAATTGTTACAGGGCCCATGGCGACTGCCATGACCGTGGAAACAACGAACGCAATGCACAAAGAAACGAGCCACGTCGTGTTTCTGCGCCGACGCCGGGAACGCCCGAGCGGGTCTGACGCTGCCAAATTTCGGGTGGCAAGGGACTTGTTTTTGCGCGCGGCAAGGCCGGGCTTGGAATAGAAAATGGTTGCCTCCGAGGGGATGTTCTCAGCATAACTACTTGGTCTCAGATGGCAAATGGGATTGAGCGGCCCCTGTGGTGCCGCTCAATTCCCTGTCAAGTCAATAGCCGGAGCAAGCTGCACTCGGCGCGGAATCGGTCATGCGGTTGCGCCATGGGCAGCACCTGTGGGCCGACTCCGTGGGGAATGCCGCCAGCTGCGTGGCAAAGAGAACAATCGACCCCGCCACGCCGCTTAGCTGGGCCGACGGCGGAAGACCCGCCAGGCCCGGCTTGCACCAATGAATGCAAGGGCCGCCAGTCCTAGGGGGATCCACAGTGCGGCGTCTCCGCTCCACCCAATTCCGATGCCCTCAGGGGTGGAGAATGCCAAGACGTCCACGGAGAAGAAGTGTGAGTTGAATTCCCCGCCTGCCTGGTGGGCCACTGACAGCATGCCCAGGGTATAGGTGAGCCCGAGAATCCAATACACCATCAGTGCCGCCATTCCGGCCGCCACTCCTGCAGTCCACAAAACGCGTTTCTTGGACGTGCCCTCGGCATAGCTGGCGGCCAATGCGCTGGGCTGGCCGAGTCCTGAAATAACCTCCTGCAGAGTGTTAATGTCAGATTCGGCGTCAATGATGTTGCGCAGATCGTTGAGAATCTCCTTGCGGCGGCGGCCGGGGACGCGCCCGTCAAGGAACAGGTCCACCTTGAGCAGGTACCATTCCCGCCGTGCGGTGTGGCCCAGTCCGCGCGGGTGGTCCAC includes:
- a CDS encoding FAD-binding oxidoreductase — encoded protein: MDNNRFQALQEKVRGQVITSDHPLYDASRAVYNGMIDKHPAAILRVSQVADVIAGVNFARDEGLDLALRGGGHSAPGFGTCDGGLVLDFGDRRGVRVDPAAVTARAEAGTTWADFNHATNAFGLATTGGIIGSTGVAGLTLGGGIGYLARKYGLSCDNLKSADVVTAEGKFLTASATENDDLFWALRGGTGNFGVVTSLEFDLHPVDVVYGGVVIYLLEHAEAVAQLFRDYIATAPEDMGIFLGYHQGPPVPFLPEEHHGKPVVVVVGGWTGPHDEGERQWQKFLDVAPVAGSFLGPLPYPMLNTLFDPLLPKGLQAYWKAEFLPELSDEVIGVAQKFGAGVPSPQTANHFYPINGAAQRVGEDETAFPYRDVNFSVAIAGMWESPADNDANCKWVRDYYQALHPHGAGAGYINFLDADDQSRIEDNYGDNYARLAKIKAKYDPGNLFHINQNIKPMA
- a CDS encoding heme ABC transporter ATP-binding protein gives rise to the protein MISGSGISFAFGSREVLSDVDLRASHGEVLGLVGPNGSGKTTLLRTLYGSLTPNAGSVSLDHSELHRLSAREIARTLSVVVQENPGDQPLLVSDMVLLGRTPHQGVFSRVTDVDEKIAAAALERVGMLALAGQSFNELSGGERQRVLIARALAQQTTHLLLDEPTNHLDVRYQHEVLELVRDLTRSSNHAVAVILHDLNLAATYCDRLLLLHQGRVVAEGTPSEVLTKENIEAVYQIEVRRVELDDGFQLVFRPLKERLPLAV
- a CDS encoding GNAT family N-acetyltransferase; translation: MDALEVLMNEAWPAPETMERDGWVLRSASSVTQRANSVWPRQAPTDLDVALRDIVRWYAMRRQPVIFQITQRPENSALEQQLDLQGYSRQSETLIMTAGGNVDEAPPTPAGIALTFSDAPSEAWIQMWWRIDGRGGAAEREVARGILTGVPSLYASAVNDDGMVVGTGRVTLVNGWAGIYCMSVHPDFRRRGIAASILRQLLDAARDRGSVQAWLLVTAANAGAQALYERGGFREVGRYHYRQAPRRRAPMAC
- a CDS encoding ABC transporter substrate-binding protein, giving the protein MKPRVMPLAAATMLSLMLTACGSPAGANNNALTSTDFPLTIMNCGTAVTLEKAPERVVLLESSPVSYLHSLGVMDKVVARAGSYPTTYFDAPTQQELDRIPLLTDKLDTSGHLQISQEVIMAQRPDMVLGTAQGLNRETLAASGIPLLEEPSFCPQPPDNPTFQDIGEQMKTYARAFGISDRGASAALALEERVKRISRPSAAAEKRTAAVLYPTLGGGATYAYGTKSMAHPQLEAAGFTNVFADVDQRVFEIGREELIGRNPDVLILLHTADNPDEISHAITSMKGAESITAIAKNDVMTQLFNFTEPGSPLAIDGLEHIIERFWQ
- a CDS encoding FecCD family ABC transporter permease — encoded protein: MAASDPLGRSRRRRRNTTWLVSLCIAFVVSTVMAVAMGPVTIAPGTVARILGFHLAQISPGPHPDATADAIVWGVRFPRILLGAAVGSGLAMCGVALQAMVRNMLADPYLLGINSGASTGAAAMMLFGVGLGLGEHALSVSAFAGALAASLMVLLVARSAGRVTSLRLLLSGVAIGYALTAVTSFLIFASGSAEGARSMMFWLLGSLSLAAWGSPLAVVAMVVFATGMVLTLWGRRLDAMAIGDETALVLGISPARFRTQLLVVVSLCIGVVVAASGSIGFVGLVIPHLARRIVGAAHVWVVPVSALLGAIFLVWADLLARTLMQPQELPIGIITALVGAPFLLHLLRRMHPGS